The Lactuca sativa cultivar Salinas chromosome 2, Lsat_Salinas_v11, whole genome shotgun sequence genome includes a window with the following:
- the LOC122196594 gene encoding uncharacterized protein LOC122196594 gives MEATGEANIDSLLDKIKPPLLEDAGLEDCALPLDSIQEFFLKAATIVRSHIFHNFDDESEGDCINDPWPGNESGGDRLIGITTEVDPSGACAPKKGGELSEMIGDDVVTFSREGMPDKVVESEVPEEAEKSCVDGLQGLKIGDKKVNGEIEGKKSESGKKLNEDDEEDDERIPVLAEVCI, from the coding sequence ATGGAAGCCACTGGAGAAGCTAATATCGATAGCTTGTTGGATAAAATTAAACCACCACTACTCGAAGATGCGGGTCTTGAGGATTGTGCACTGCCTCTGGACTCCATACAAGAATTCTTCCTGAAGGCGGCCACCATTGTCCGCTCACATATTTTCCACAATTTCGATGATGAATCAGAAGGAGATTGCATCAATGATCCATGGCCTGGAAACGAATCTGGAGGTGATAGACTCATTGGAATCACAACCGAGGTTGATCCTTCTGGTGCTTGTGCTCCAAAGAAAGGCGGTGAGTTGTCGGAGATGATAGGAGATGATGTTGTTACCTTCAGTAGGGAGGGTATGCCAGATAAGGTGGTGGAATCGGAGGTGCCTGAGGAGGCAGAAAAGTCATGTGTTGACGGACTACAAGGATTAAAAATTGGAGACAAAAAGGTTAACGGAGAAATTGAAGGTAAGAAATCTGAAAGTGGTAAGAAATTAAACGAGGATGATGAAGAAGACGATGAGAGAATCCCGGTTTTGGCTGAAGTTTGTATATGA